The following proteins are encoded in a genomic region of Paenibacillus sp. FSL H3-0469:
- the mutS gene encoding DNA mismatch repair protein MutS, which translates to MANYTPMIQQYLKVKEGAKDAFLFFRLGDFYEMFFEDALLASKELEITLTGRDGGIGEKIPMCGVPYHAAEGYIQRLIEKGYKVAICEQLDDPAVTKGMVRRDIVRVVTPGTVMDGKIISDKSNNYLVCVTEEDGMMALAACDLTTGELYVTSVLASTEWLRDEIGIYEPAEIIGDSALLEELRSEASLLAKPVVYTPWDKQEEALARRQFGEAAWVRLEKERGRALALLISYFSETQRRSLGQLTQISPYEPGNYMILDPFTRRNLELTETVRERSKKGSLLWLLDRTETSMGGRLLRRRIDKPLLQRAPIERRLEAVDYLYNQFIVREDLRGALKEIYDLERLVGRIAFGSANGRDMNALRLSLAQIPALKEMCLTSGSSTLREIGASMDECAELREDIERAIVEDAPVSVRDGGIIRAGYHERLDELREASSSGKRWIAELEAKERQVTGIKSLKIGYNKVFGYYIEITRSNLSSLPEGRYERKQTLANAERYVTPELKEKEALILEAQDKMTDLEYSLFTELRERISSQVPRLQALAEKVAEIDVYQCLAAVSAEHRFVKPKLSDSYDLRVEGGRHPVVEAVLKDSAFIANGSTLSKDEGNILLITGPNMAGKSTYMRQVALICIMAQIGCFVPAASAEVALIDRIFTRIGAADDLIGGQSTFMVEMADIQVMTEKATARSLIIIDELGRGTSTSEGMAIAQAVIEYVHDTIACKALVSTHFHELAHLEQSLEGLRNYSMAVQESGDKVNFLRKLVPGAADSSYGIYCARLAGLPEGIIDRAYGLLQSIEQASPPGSAALNYGTGYSDRSGSGTVIEENQATAAQTPDAGEGTATGSQSYSGERTTGAPVHPDPHPEAAASMAAGQREAAVSLASPVEEEDNEVVQLSIFGEEEPRKNRKGGAAAPAVKDNPLLKELINAVQGADLMNMTPLQAMGLLNELKLKAREL; encoded by the coding sequence ATGGCAAACTATACGCCGATGATTCAGCAGTATCTCAAAGTCAAGGAAGGGGCTAAAGATGCTTTCCTTTTCTTTCGTCTGGGCGATTTCTATGAAATGTTCTTTGAGGATGCGCTGCTTGCATCCAAAGAGCTTGAGATTACTTTAACAGGCCGCGATGGCGGGATCGGGGAAAAAATTCCGATGTGCGGTGTGCCGTATCATGCCGCCGAGGGGTACATACAGCGACTGATCGAGAAGGGCTACAAGGTCGCGATCTGCGAGCAGCTGGATGATCCTGCGGTGACCAAAGGGATGGTCCGCCGCGATATCGTCCGGGTCGTAACACCAGGTACGGTGATGGACGGCAAGATCATTTCGGACAAAAGCAACAACTATCTCGTCTGCGTAACAGAGGAAGACGGGATGATGGCGCTGGCCGCCTGCGATTTGACGACAGGTGAGCTGTATGTTACCTCGGTACTCGCAAGCACCGAGTGGCTGCGCGATGAGATTGGTATCTATGAGCCTGCGGAGATTATCGGAGATTCGGCCCTGCTGGAGGAGCTGCGCAGTGAAGCTTCTCTGCTGGCTAAGCCGGTGGTCTATACCCCATGGGACAAGCAGGAGGAAGCGCTGGCCCGCCGCCAATTCGGCGAAGCGGCCTGGGTCCGGCTGGAGAAGGAGCGCGGCCGTGCCCTGGCGCTGCTGATCTCCTATTTCAGTGAGACCCAGCGCCGTTCCCTGGGACAGCTTACCCAGATCTCACCTTACGAGCCGGGGAATTATATGATTCTCGATCCGTTCACCCGGCGTAATCTTGAACTGACCGAGACTGTGAGGGAACGCTCCAAAAAAGGCTCGCTGCTCTGGCTCCTGGACCGCACCGAGACCTCCATGGGCGGCCGCCTGCTGCGCCGCCGGATTGATAAGCCGCTCTTGCAGCGCGCGCCGATTGAGCGCCGTCTGGAAGCCGTCGATTATCTGTATAACCAGTTCATCGTCCGCGAGGATCTGCGCGGGGCGCTGAAGGAGATTTACGATCTGGAGCGGCTGGTCGGACGGATTGCCTTCGGCAGCGCGAACGGGCGGGATATGAATGCACTGAGGTTGTCTCTGGCTCAGATTCCTGCGCTGAAGGAGATGTGCCTGACCTCCGGCTCTTCTACCTTAAGGGAGATCGGCGCGTCCATGGATGAATGTGCGGAGCTTCGTGAGGATATTGAACGGGCGATTGTGGAGGATGCACCGGTGTCCGTGCGTGACGGCGGAATTATCCGCGCGGGCTACCATGAGCGGCTGGACGAGCTGCGGGAAGCCAGCAGCAGCGGCAAGCGCTGGATTGCCGAGCTTGAAGCGAAGGAACGCCAGGTGACCGGGATCAAATCCCTCAAGATCGGCTACAACAAAGTCTTCGGATATTATATAGAAATTACCCGCTCCAATCTGTCCTCGCTGCCGGAAGGCCGTTACGAGCGCAAGCAGACACTGGCCAACGCCGAGCGTTATGTCACGCCTGAGCTGAAGGAGAAGGAAGCGCTGATCCTGGAAGCCCAGGACAAGATGACAGATCTGGAATACAGTCTGTTCACCGAGCTGCGCGAGCGGATCAGCAGCCAGGTTCCGCGCCTGCAGGCGCTGGCCGAGAAGGTGGCAGAGATTGATGTGTATCAGTGCCTCGCAGCGGTCAGCGCGGAGCACCGGTTCGTGAAGCCGAAGCTGTCCGACAGCTATGATCTGCGGGTCGAAGGCGGACGCCATCCGGTCGTGGAGGCGGTGCTGAAGGATTCGGCGTTCATTGCCAACGGCAGCACACTCAGCAAGGACGAGGGCAATATCCTGCTGATTACAGGGCCGAACATGGCCGGCAAAAGCACGTATATGCGCCAGGTGGCGCTCATCTGCATCATGGCCCAGATCGGCTGCTTCGTGCCTGCGGCCAGCGCCGAGGTGGCACTGATCGACCGCATCTTCACGCGGATCGGTGCAGCGGACGACCTGATCGGCGGCCAGAGCACGTTCATGGTCGAGATGGCCGACATTCAGGTCATGACCGAGAAAGCAACTGCCCGCAGCCTGATCATCATCGATGAGCTGGGCCGGGGGACCTCGACCAGCGAGGGGATGGCGATTGCCCAGGCGGTGATCGAATATGTGCATGATACCATCGCCTGTAAGGCACTGGTCTCGACGCATTTCCATGAGCTGGCCCATCTGGAGCAGAGCCTTGAGGGGCTGCGGAATTATTCGATGGCGGTCCAGGAGAGCGGCGACAAGGTGAACTTCCTCCGCAAGCTGGTGCCGGGAGCTGCGGACAGCAGCTACGGGATCTATTGTGCAAGGCTGGCCGGATTGCCGGAAGGAATTATAGACCGGGCCTACGGGCTGCTTCAGAGCATTGAGCAGGCTTCTCCGCCGGGCAGCGCAGCGCTGAATTACGGCACGGGTTACAGTGACCGGAGCGGGAGCGGAACGGTTATAGAGGAGAATCAGGCTACCGCTGCGCAGACGCCGGATGCCGGAGAGGGAACTGCCACAGGCAGCCAGTCCTATTCGGGTGAACGCACCACGGGGGCTCCGGTACATCCAGATCCGCATCCCGAAGCAGCGGCTTCTATGGCTGCCGGACAGCGGGAAGCTGCCGTATCCCTTGCTTCTCCTGTAGAGGAAGAGGACAATGAAGTGGTACAACTGTCTATCTTTGGCGAGGAAGAGCCGCGCAAGAACCGCAAGGGCGGAGCAGCGGCACCTGCCGTCAAAGACAATCCGCTGCTCAAAGAGTTAATCAACGCCGTGCAAGGCGCGGATCTGATGAACATGACCCCGCTGCAGGCGATGGGCCTCTTGAATGAGCTGAAGCTGAAGGCAAGAGAGCTGTAG
- a CDS encoding class I SAM-dependent methyltransferase, with amino-acid sequence MIITTGFDPIPQVVARARELADRTGCAYAPRAKFSMGKLVEHYGDEQILVVLQEAVRLITPGMPPMEFHPSMGFVRAKRILRGEPDPMIDAAGMLPGDSVLDCTAGLGADSLLFAVTGGETSKVTALESSLPLYALLLEGMSGYVSGQVKVNEALRRIDVRHGDHLEYLRAQPDKSIDIVYFDPMFRVPLTDSAAISPLRQFANSAALSADSVAEATRVARKTVLLKEKALSGEFTRLGFKELLRANAKTSYGVITIDN; translated from the coding sequence ATGATTATAACGACGGGCTTTGACCCGATACCGCAAGTGGTGGCCCGGGCCCGGGAGCTTGCGGACCGCACTGGCTGCGCCTATGCGCCGAGAGCGAAATTCTCGATGGGCAAGCTGGTGGAGCATTACGGGGATGAACAGATTCTGGTGGTCCTCCAGGAGGCGGTCCGGCTGATTACACCGGGAATGCCGCCGATGGAATTCCATCCCAGCATGGGTTTTGTCCGCGCCAAAAGAATCTTAAGAGGTGAGCCGGATCCCATGATCGATGCCGCAGGCATGCTCCCCGGCGACAGCGTGCTGGACTGCACGGCCGGACTCGGAGCGGATTCGTTGCTGTTCGCAGTCACTGGAGGAGAGACCTCCAAGGTGACGGCGCTGGAAAGCTCGCTGCCGCTGTACGCCCTCCTTCTGGAAGGGATGAGCGGGTATGTATCCGGCCAGGTGAAGGTGAATGAGGCGCTGCGCCGTATTGATGTGCGGCACGGGGACCATCTGGAATACCTGCGGGCCCAGCCGGACAAGAGCATCGACATTGTCTACTTCGATCCGATGTTCCGGGTCCCGCTGACGGATTCGGCAGCGATCTCGCCGCTGCGGCAATTCGCCAATTCTGCTGCGCTATCGGCTGACAGCGTGGCTGAGGCCACCAGGGTGGCACGCAAGACCGTGCTGCTCAAGGAGAAGGCGCTGAGCGGAGAATTCACCCGCCTCGGCTTCAAGGAGCTGCTGCGGGCCAATGCCAAAACATCGTACGGGGTGATTACCATTGACAATTGA
- the mutL gene encoding DNA mismatch repair endonuclease MutL has protein sequence MAKIHVLDEHIANQIAAGEVVERPASVVKELVENAIDAGSTRIEVSVEEGGLQSIRVKDNGSGIEPEDCETAFYRHATSKIASGRDLFLITSLGFRGEALASIAAVSKLTLLTASGDDGKGRVLDIEGGRLIRNEDAASGKGSDLTVRELFYNTPARLKYMKSIQTELGHISDAMYRMALAHPDISFTLQHNSNQLLHTLGNGDLLQVIAAVYGTSAAKAMLPVSAEDPDFRISGYISRPEWTRSNRNAVTTLVGGRYIRSNGLNAAIMRAYHTLLPINRYPLLVLKLEMHPSLVDVNVHPAKLEVRFSKEPELYGFIEQQLRALLMGQSLIPRPTKEIIGGKNSSSFIQEQFAFSKGAAPGSIQQGTETGGTDKIATPTSYGQGMPGGAGAGGSSQPPVSGRSGVPFSGSAGPLTDAANPAAGTPYTASQASGNTQPYSSNTQQARETAAAYSGGNATQGSYRQPFSGFRDSYRPQAATAGRGQQQAAGELYAPVEQTDTGLPQFPELNYIGQHHGTYIIAQNDSGLYLIDQHAAHERVNYEFYYEKFGKPEDASQELLLPITLEFTPSESRQLSERLHWFEQAGVVLEHFGGQTFLVRSLPYWFPEGDEKAVIEEMAEWVLSERSIDLAKLREKSSILCSCKASIKANQKLTELEVESLLTRLAACRQPYTCPHGRPIVVSFSAYDLEKLFKRVM, from the coding sequence ATGGCTAAAATTCATGTGCTGGATGAGCATATTGCCAACCAGATTGCGGCCGGGGAGGTAGTCGAGCGTCCAGCTTCCGTAGTGAAGGAGCTGGTCGAGAACGCGATCGATGCAGGCAGCACCCGCATTGAAGTCTCAGTGGAAGAGGGGGGACTGCAGAGCATCCGGGTGAAGGATAACGGCTCGGGGATCGAGCCGGAGGACTGCGAGACCGCCTTCTACCGACATGCGACCAGCAAAATTGCCAGCGGCCGTGATCTCTTCCTGATCACCAGCCTCGGCTTCCGCGGTGAAGCGCTGGCGAGTATCGCTGCGGTATCGAAGCTGACGCTGCTGACCGCAAGCGGAGACGACGGGAAGGGCCGGGTGCTGGATATCGAGGGCGGCAGGCTGATCCGTAATGAAGATGCAGCTTCCGGCAAGGGAAGTGACCTTACCGTGCGCGAGCTATTCTATAATACGCCTGCACGCCTGAAGTATATGAAGAGCATCCAGACTGAGCTGGGCCATATCTCGGATGCCATGTACCGGATGGCACTGGCCCACCCGGATATCTCCTTCACCCTCCAGCATAACAGCAATCAATTGCTGCATACGCTGGGCAACGGAGACCTGTTGCAGGTGATTGCTGCAGTATATGGCACCTCAGCGGCTAAGGCCATGCTCCCAGTGTCGGCGGAAGATCCGGACTTCCGGATCTCCGGCTATATCAGCCGTCCGGAGTGGACACGCTCGAACCGCAATGCGGTTACGACGCTGGTCGGGGGACGTTACATCCGCAGCAACGGACTGAACGCAGCGATTATGCGCGCTTATCATACGCTGCTGCCGATCAACCGTTATCCGCTGCTGGTCCTGAAGCTGGAGATGCACCCGTCACTGGTGGATGTCAACGTGCACCCGGCCAAGCTTGAAGTGCGCTTCAGCAAAGAACCTGAGCTGTACGGGTTCATTGAGCAGCAGCTCCGCGCGCTGCTGATGGGCCAGAGCCTGATTCCGCGCCCTACCAAGGAGATCATCGGCGGCAAGAATAGCAGCTCTTTCATTCAGGAGCAATTCGCCTTCTCCAAAGGTGCAGCTCCGGGCAGTATTCAGCAAGGTACGGAAACGGGAGGCACAGACAAGATAGCAACTCCGACCAGCTACGGCCAGGGAATGCCTGGCGGTGCTGGCGCTGGAGGGAGCAGTCAGCCGCCTGTCAGCGGACGGAGCGGCGTCCCGTTCTCTGGCAGTGCTGGTCCATTAACGGACGCTGCCAACCCTGCCGCTGGAACCCCTTATACTGCTTCCCAAGCATCCGGGAATACCCAGCCATATAGCAGCAATACGCAGCAGGCCAGAGAGACGGCCGCTGCATACAGCGGCGGTAACGCCACCCAGGGTTCATACCGCCAGCCGTTTAGCGGCTTCCGCGACAGCTACCGTCCTCAGGCAGCCACCGCTGGCCGGGGGCAGCAGCAGGCGGCCGGGGAGCTGTACGCACCTGTTGAGCAGACTGACACTGGTCTTCCGCAGTTTCCCGAGCTGAATTATATCGGCCAGCATCACGGAACCTATATCATCGCCCAGAATGACAGCGGGCTGTACCTGATTGACCAGCACGCTGCGCATGAGCGGGTGAATTATGAATTCTATTATGAGAAATTCGGCAAGCCGGAGGATGCTTCACAGGAGCTTTTGCTGCCGATTACGCTGGAGTTCACGCCTTCGGAGAGCAGGCAGCTTAGCGAACGGCTGCATTGGTTCGAGCAGGCGGGGGTCGTGCTTGAGCATTTTGGCGGCCAGACCTTCCTGGTTCGTTCCCTGCCGTACTGGTTCCCGGAAGGGGACGAGAAGGCGGTCATTGAAGAGATGGCAGAGTGGGTGCTGAGCGAACGGTCGATTGACCTCGCCAAGCTGCGCGAGAAATCCTCCATTCTCTGCTCTTGCAAGGCTTCGATCAAAGCCAACCAGAAGCTTACAGAGCTGGAAGTGGAATCGCTCCTTACCAGGCTCGCGGCCTGCCGTCAGCCTTATACCTGCCCGCATGGACGTCCGATCGTTGTGTCATTCTCGGCTTATGATCTGGAGAAGCTGTTTAAGCGCGTGATGTAG